Proteins from one Impatiens glandulifera chromosome 2, dImpGla2.1, whole genome shotgun sequence genomic window:
- the LOC124923770 gene encoding probable protein phosphatase 2C 72, whose protein sequence is MGLCISKWSADHHKYRVNDHDDCQEIVLFDDGDNPIDGISSSSGSSLCSREGSKGVNQDAAVIYKVYGGKEDVTFCGVFDGHGTNGHLVSKFVRNYLMNFLLDQKIIALKNKRSSKKACISAFKVIDEKIRHFENMDCSLSGTTAVIVLRQGDNLMIANLGDSRAVLGVMNYDGEITAVQLTTDLKPSVTTERKRIKRRNGRVLALLHEPHIERVWLPQQNIPGLAMTRSFGDFLVKNHGIISIPEVSFHHLTSKDQFLIIATDGVWDVLNNDEVATIVASTDTKVTAAEALVNAAVSKWGEKHPSSNRDDCTALILSLHTNLATKTNVSSS, encoded by the exons ATGGGGCTTTGCATCTCAAAATGGTCTGCAGATCATCATAAATATAGGGTTAATGACCATGATGATTGCCAGGAAATTGTGCTTTTCGACGATGGGGACAACCCCATTGATGGAATCTCATCAAGCTCTGGCTCATCTCTTTGTTCTCGTGAAGGCAGCAAGGGAGTGAATCAAGATGCGGCTGTGATCTACAAA GTCTATGGAGGAAAGGAAGATGTCACCTTTTGTGGCGTGTTTGATGGGCATGGAACAAATGGTCATTTAGTGAGCAAATTTGTCAGGAATTACCTGATGAATTTTCTTCTAGATCAGAAGATCATAGCCTTGAAGAACAAAAGAAGCTCGAAAAAGGCATGTATAAGCGCTTTCAAGGTGATTGATGAGAAGATCAGACATTTTGAGAACATGGATTGTTCTTTGAGTGGAACAACAGCAGTAATTGTCCTAAGACAG GGCGACAATCTTATGATTGCTAATTTGGGTGACTCGAGAGCAGTCTTGGGGGTCATGAATTATGATGGAGAAATCACGGCCGTTCAACTTACAACAGACCTAAAGCCTAGTGTTACAA CCGAACGAAAgagaataaaaagaagaaatggtCGGGTATTGGCTTTGTTACACGAGCCACACATCGAGCGGGTATGGTTGCCCCAACAAAATATACCAGGTTTGGCCATGACAAGATCCTTTGGTGATTTTCTTGTAAAGAATCATGGCATTATTTCCATCCCTGAGGTTTCTTTCCATCACTTGACCTCTAAGGATCAATTCCTTATCATTGCCACAGATGGg GTGTGGGACGTGTTGAATAACGATGAAGTTGCGACGATAGTAGCATCAACCGATACAAAAGTCACAGCAGCAGAGGCATTAGTGAATGCAGCGGTTTCAAAGTGGGGAGAAAAACACCCTTCCTCTAACAGGGATGATTGCACTGCTCTTATCCTCTCATTGCATACAAACCTAGCAACCAAAACAAATGTTTCATCTTCATAA